The Acetobacteroides hydrogenigenes genome has a segment encoding these proteins:
- a CDS encoding rhodanese-like domain-containing protein has protein sequence MTTTNVYPYLLTMLLEESKKLLLIDIRSTQEYDAGHIKNACNVSVCKKTDVMKLEKYIANNQDSIIYCNSGLKSMYVSRLLNKEGICSHVLIGGFENFVASIKEVKGLVTRENRVYLD, from the coding sequence ATGACCACTACAAATGTTTACCCTTATCTACTAACAATGCTTTTGGAAGAATCCAAGAAGCTGCTGCTAATAGATATCAGATCGACACAGGAATACGACGCAGGCCATATAAAAAATGCCTGTAATGTTAGCGTATGTAAGAAAACGGATGTGATGAAGCTCGAGAAGTATATCGCCAACAACCAAGATTCTATAATATACTGCAATTCGGGGCTAAAAAGTATGTACGTTTCGAGACTGCTCAACAAAGAAGGAATCTGTAGCCATGTACTAATCGGAGGATTTGAAAACTTTGTCGCATCGATAAAAGAGGTAAAAGGGCTGGTAACCCGCGAAAATCGAGTTTACCTCGATTAG
- a CDS encoding NAD(P)-dependent oxidoreductase, whose protein sequence is MKKQRIGWIGLGNMGTPMALNLLKAGFDVTVYNRTEGKEQPLQAMGAKHAATIHELVNGSDVIITMVSDDIAVKSIFEGDGGILSCCNLNGKLAIDMSTVSPDTTKYLAGKASEVGLAYLDAPVSGSVKPAQDGQLVILVGGEKPQYELAKPIFDCLGKMAIHLGSNGAGNSAKLAINLMLAFYFEGMAEMVIFANQKGISTADMMTILNEGAMGCGISKIKTANLVNNDFTAAFALKHLAKDLRLAKEQGLSTNAGLQIENNYKSASTSGFGDLDSAAIIEFLAKREN, encoded by the coding sequence ATGAAAAAACAACGTATAGGATGGATAGGCTTAGGCAATATGGGAACACCCATGGCCTTAAATCTGCTTAAAGCAGGATTCGATGTTACCGTTTACAATCGTACTGAAGGTAAAGAACAACCCTTGCAGGCGATGGGGGCAAAGCATGCTGCAACGATTCACGAGCTGGTGAACGGCTCTGATGTTATCATAACCATGGTTTCCGACGATATTGCTGTTAAGTCGATTTTTGAAGGAGATGGGGGTATTTTAAGTTGCTGCAATTTAAACGGGAAGCTTGCCATTGATATGAGCACCGTTTCTCCCGATACCACCAAATATCTAGCGGGTAAAGCCTCCGAGGTGGGCTTGGCGTATCTCGATGCTCCAGTTTCGGGTAGCGTAAAGCCTGCCCAAGATGGGCAGCTGGTGATTCTGGTAGGTGGCGAGAAACCTCAGTACGAGCTAGCAAAACCCATTTTCGATTGCTTGGGCAAAATGGCTATACACCTCGGCTCCAATGGTGCAGGGAATAGCGCTAAGCTGGCCATCAACCTAATGTTGGCCTTCTACTTCGAGGGGATGGCCGAGATGGTGATCTTTGCCAACCAAAAGGGCATTTCTACGGCCGATATGATGACCATTCTTAACGAGGGTGCCATGGGATGTGGCATCAGCAAGATAAAGACCGCTAACTTGGTTAACAACGATTTCACTGCCGCTTTTGCGCTCAAGCATCTAGCCAAAGATCTTAGGTTGGCAAAAGAGCAGGGGTTATCTACCAATGCTGGCTTGCAAATTGAGAATAACTACAAGAGCGCAAGCACTTCTGGTTTTGGAGATTTAGACTCTGCTGCCATTATAGAGTTTCTTGCAAAAAGGGAGAACTAA
- a CDS encoding DUF1456 family protein yields MDNNDILKKLRVALKLRDDEIVEILKLVDFRITTTELGAFFRKSDHPNYKECGDQVLRNFLNGLIIHLRGPMEKKEPKEDAPKPADSTASKSKAKRIPPKSNLKRTYKPINKKGSDN; encoded by the coding sequence ATGGATAATAACGACATACTAAAGAAGCTTCGAGTGGCGCTCAAGCTCCGTGACGACGAGATTGTTGAAATACTGAAGCTGGTGGATTTTCGTATAACCACCACCGAACTGGGGGCTTTCTTCCGCAAGTCCGACCACCCCAACTACAAGGAATGCGGCGATCAAGTGCTACGAAACTTCCTGAATGGGCTAATCATCCACCTAAGGGGACCTATGGAGAAAAAGGAGCCGAAAGAAGATGCCCCTAAGCCAGCAGACAGCACAGCGTCGAAGTCAAAAGCAAAGCGTATTCCGCCAAAGAGTAATCTTAAGCGAACCTATAAGCCAATAAACAAAAAAGGTTCTGACAATTAG
- a CDS encoding ubiquitin family protein: MEVFVNEKSIEIDREVIKISDLLGLLHVKRVPRMTISVNGKPIRHTLWIKYPLLDGDRMVYHKPEETE, from the coding sequence GTGGAAGTATTTGTAAACGAAAAATCGATCGAAATAGATCGCGAGGTGATAAAAATAAGCGACCTACTTGGCTTGCTGCATGTGAAAAGGGTACCAAGAATGACTATTTCGGTTAATGGAAAACCAATTCGTCATACGCTTTGGATAAAGTATCCTTTACTGGATGGTGATAGGATGGTTTACCACAAACCCGAAGAAACCGAATAA
- a CDS encoding L-histidine N(alpha)-methyltransferase: MYEFKDNFHNKLTPLIFDKSTHERVNNILKGFRHTPKHIDTNHLMNSNESAYDSFSKVSPLNNLIYSKSKAISSNRDAIKELFTNEEKIRLIEIGNSSSLKVKSLIGILQASNIQFEILPISNSKTYLEYYLTMLWQQFPSINIFPLAGNYIDILTDLASDNTSKLVVLSNPTAKQNREETAFQVEQISKRLSAGDWIQIDFELKSDPRHLSNERTSCACKDALINELNEILLGNFDANCFIYYSNYCPQTGKLQTCLVSTKPQKVYLAIINETISFKMWECISIDSIQKYDAEEITNFALNAGFIPRLTLYDYNRQNCCAFWQKV, encoded by the coding sequence ATGTACGAGTTTAAAGACAATTTCCACAACAAGCTCACCCCTCTGATTTTTGATAAATCAACACACGAACGTGTAAATAATATTCTTAAGGGATTTCGACATACTCCCAAACATATTGACACCAATCACCTTATGAATAGCAACGAATCGGCATACGATTCGTTTAGCAAAGTATCCCCACTAAATAATCTCATCTATTCAAAGAGTAAGGCTATCAGTAGCAATAGGGACGCTATAAAAGAACTTTTTACTAATGAAGAAAAAATCAGGCTCATCGAAATAGGAAATAGTAGCAGTTTAAAAGTCAAATCGCTGATAGGAATACTACAAGCTAGCAATATCCAGTTTGAAATTTTACCTATTTCGAACTCAAAAACCTATCTTGAATACTACCTTACCATGCTCTGGCAGCAGTTTCCTTCTATTAATATATTCCCTTTGGCCGGGAATTACATTGATATACTTACTGATTTAGCAAGCGATAACACGTCCAAGCTTGTGGTGTTAAGCAACCCCACAGCCAAACAGAACCGTGAAGAAACAGCATTTCAGGTTGAACAGATTAGCAAGAGGTTATCTGCCGGAGACTGGATTCAGATCGATTTTGAGCTTAAAAGCGATCCCCGACATCTCTCGAACGAGAGAACCAGCTGTGCATGCAAGGATGCGCTTATAAACGAATTAAACGAGATATTACTCGGAAATTTTGATGCAAATTGCTTTATCTACTACTCGAACTATTGTCCACAAACAGGCAAATTGCAAACTTGTTTAGTAAGCACTAAGCCTCAAAAGGTCTATTTGGCAATTATCAACGAAACCATCAGCTTTAAAATGTGGGAATGCATTTCAATTGATTCAATTCAGAAGTACGACGCTGAAGAAATTACCAATTTTGCACTTAATGCTGGATTTATTCCACGGCTAACCCTATACGATTACAATCGGCAAAACTGCTGTGCTTTCTGGCAGAAAGTCTAA
- a CDS encoding DEAD/DEAH box helicase, whose product MTFDEFNLNAPLRNALEELGYIYPTPIQQSTFPVAMSGRDVIGIAQTGTGKTFAYLIPILRQLSYSDQKQPRVIIIVPTRELVLQVIKEIESLTPYMTVRIAGVYGGANINTQRQIIHDGLDILVATPGRLYDLALTGVLRFKSVQKLVIDEVDEMLNMGFRPQLMSILDLLPEKRQNLMFSATLTADVEALIDLYFDKPERIEEAPHGTPLDSIDQRTYFVPNYNTKVNMLEYLLVNEEDMSRVLIFVRNKRIADKLHERLSEKHPGKIGVIHSNKAPNTRVNALNRFQNGESRALIATDIISRGLDISDVSHVINFDTPMEAPDYIHRIGRTGRADKTGIAINLVVKDDEELLMAVERLMKKPIPQIPLPEDLKISTVLTEDEKQAPLYDKNYLKAPSIKNSKGNFHEKKEKNKKVNLGGPSKRNDKKKAKFSNKKTTQGPKTGKMYF is encoded by the coding sequence GTGACATTCGACGAGTTTAACCTAAATGCTCCGTTAAGAAATGCCCTAGAGGAGCTCGGATACATTTATCCAACCCCCATTCAGCAAAGCACATTCCCCGTCGCGATGTCGGGGCGCGATGTAATAGGCATTGCCCAAACAGGAACTGGAAAGACATTTGCCTACTTGATTCCTATCCTACGCCAGCTAAGCTACTCCGATCAGAAGCAGCCTCGAGTAATCATTATTGTTCCAACCCGAGAGCTAGTTCTTCAAGTTATAAAGGAAATTGAATCGCTAACCCCTTACATGACCGTTAGAATTGCAGGCGTGTACGGAGGTGCCAATATTAACACTCAAAGGCAGATTATTCACGACGGCTTGGACATCCTTGTTGCAACTCCTGGTCGCCTATACGATCTAGCGCTTACCGGGGTACTTCGCTTCAAGTCCGTTCAAAAGTTGGTAATCGATGAGGTTGATGAGATGCTAAACATGGGCTTCAGACCGCAGCTAATGAGCATTTTGGATTTGCTCCCCGAAAAGCGACAAAACCTAATGTTCTCGGCTACGCTAACTGCCGATGTAGAGGCGCTTATCGATTTATACTTCGATAAACCAGAACGCATTGAGGAAGCACCTCATGGAACGCCACTAGATAGTATCGATCAGCGCACCTACTTTGTTCCCAACTACAACACCAAGGTGAATATGTTGGAGTACCTTCTTGTCAACGAAGAGGATATGAGCCGGGTGCTAATCTTTGTACGGAACAAGCGTATTGCAGACAAGCTCCACGAGCGCCTCAGCGAAAAGCATCCAGGAAAAATCGGCGTTATCCACTCCAACAAGGCACCCAATACCCGCGTAAATGCTCTGAATCGTTTTCAAAATGGCGAGTCGAGGGCGCTAATTGCCACAGATATTATCTCTAGGGGATTGGATATATCGGACGTTTCTCATGTCATCAACTTTGATACACCAATGGAGGCGCCAGATTACATACACCGTATTGGTAGAACCGGACGTGCCGACAAAACGGGTATTGCCATCAACCTGGTTGTAAAAGACGACGAGGAACTACTAATGGCCGTTGAACGCTTAATGAAGAAGCCTATCCCTCAAATTCCACTACCAGAAGATCTCAAAATATCAACAGTACTTACCGAAGACGAAAAACAAGCACCTTTATACGACAAAAACTACCTAAAAGCACCATCAATAAAGAATTCCAAGGGGAATTTCCACGAAAAAAAGGAGAAGAACAAGAAGGTAAACCTTGGAGGTCCTAGTAAACGGAATGACAAAAAGAAAGCCAAGTTTAGTAACAAAAAAACGACACAAGGCCCTAAGACTGGAAAAATGTACTTCTAG
- a CDS encoding porin family protein codes for MRKFFLIVVLLGFTGVVNAQLVTFGLKAGVNTTTDVFKNVSLTNDEGKGYDIINNKAKVGFLAGAYARVSILGFFVQPELYYAQSSTEITLQEIGTTTVSKEVNKLNTLNIPILFGTKFGPLRVNAGPVATIILSNTNIVDNVSGLDQDMDKANWGLQAGVGLDISKISLDARYETSISKLGSAYNTASGSKVNFGSRPQQFIFTLGLKLF; via the coding sequence ATGAGGAAGTTTTTTTTAATTGTAGTTCTGTTGGGTTTTACAGGAGTTGTTAATGCTCAGTTGGTGACGTTTGGGTTGAAGGCAGGTGTCAATACCACAACAGATGTTTTTAAGAATGTTTCATTGACCAATGATGAAGGTAAAGGCTACGATATAATCAACAACAAGGCAAAAGTTGGATTCTTGGCAGGGGCATATGCTCGTGTTTCTATTCTAGGATTCTTTGTTCAACCTGAATTGTACTACGCACAATCGAGTACTGAGATAACATTGCAAGAAATAGGAACAACTACTGTTAGCAAGGAAGTTAACAAACTTAATACGTTGAATATCCCAATCCTTTTTGGAACTAAATTTGGTCCACTTCGAGTAAATGCAGGGCCTGTTGCAACTATCATTCTGAGCAACACTAACATAGTTGACAATGTTAGTGGATTGGATCAGGATATGGATAAGGCTAATTGGGGACTTCAGGCTGGTGTTGGTCTTGATATTTCAAAGATCTCGTTGGATGCTCGATACGAAACTAGCATCAGCAAACTTGGATCTGCTTATAATACAGCATCAGGAAGCAAAGTGAACTTTGGAAGCCGTCCTCAGCAGTTCATTTTTACTCTTGGATTGAAGCTGTTCTAG
- the cls gene encoding cardiolipin synthase — protein MENIFHYILQIKLSYLLQGLYLFTVFFVVSLIIHEKRDPVRTISWVLVIILLPLVGIFIYFVFGQNFRKQKLFNRKGLKDLAILDVVLQEQLASYSKRKLGNDIKEQFRPIISLLLNNSKSLYTENNCVALLNNGSETFAAIIDEISKAESFIHLEYYIFSDDKIGTQIQEILIEKAQNGVEVRLIYDDVGSWSLKSSFVQKMRDAGIEVYPFMKVSFPWFTRKVNFRNHRKIVVVDGRIGFVGGINVADRYIEGDPNLGFWRDTHLMIKGDAVHLLGVVFQMDWYFVSGKTFQNVEKYLPPLDKTGNTPVQICSAGPDSDWASIMQAYFSAITKAKEHIYISTPYFMPNESILTAIKTAALSGVDVRIMIPHKSDSTIVYWSTLSYLTEMLEAGVKFYLYEKGFNHSKIIMVDSYFASIGTANMDIRSFEDNFEVSAFIYDNGFAKELESQFHKDLLDCKLITLHTWERRPFINGLKESVARLFSPLL, from the coding sequence ATGGAGAATATTTTTCACTACATACTTCAAATAAAGCTTAGCTACTTATTACAGGGCTTATATTTATTTACCGTGTTTTTCGTTGTTTCCCTCATTATTCATGAGAAGAGGGATCCAGTAAGGACAATATCTTGGGTTTTAGTGATAATTCTACTCCCTCTTGTAGGAATATTCATATATTTTGTGTTTGGGCAAAATTTTCGGAAGCAAAAACTGTTTAATCGTAAAGGATTAAAGGACTTAGCTATCCTTGATGTCGTGCTACAGGAACAACTTGCCAGCTATTCAAAACGTAAGCTAGGCAACGATATAAAGGAGCAGTTTCGTCCTATAATCAGCTTGCTATTGAACAATAGTAAATCGCTTTATACAGAGAATAATTGTGTGGCTTTACTTAATAATGGGTCTGAAACTTTTGCTGCCATAATAGATGAAATATCTAAGGCGGAAAGCTTTATTCATCTCGAATACTACATTTTTTCTGATGACAAAATAGGAACACAAATTCAAGAAATACTCATAGAGAAGGCTCAAAATGGCGTAGAGGTTCGCTTGATATATGATGATGTAGGTAGTTGGTCTTTAAAAAGTTCGTTTGTTCAGAAGATGCGAGATGCTGGCATCGAGGTTTACCCTTTTATGAAGGTTAGCTTTCCTTGGTTTACTCGTAAGGTGAATTTCAGGAACCATCGTAAAATTGTAGTGGTAGATGGTAGAATTGGTTTTGTGGGAGGAATAAATGTTGCCGATAGGTACATTGAGGGTGATCCTAATTTGGGCTTTTGGAGAGACACTCACCTAATGATAAAAGGTGATGCAGTACATTTATTGGGCGTTGTTTTTCAAATGGATTGGTATTTTGTAAGTGGAAAAACGTTTCAAAATGTAGAAAAGTATTTGCCTCCATTAGATAAAACAGGAAATACGCCAGTCCAGATATGCAGTGCAGGCCCAGATTCTGATTGGGCTAGTATTATGCAGGCATACTTTTCTGCCATAACTAAGGCTAAAGAACATATTTATATTTCAACACCGTATTTCATGCCCAACGAGAGCATTTTAACGGCAATAAAGACCGCAGCATTAAGCGGTGTTGATGTTCGAATTATGATTCCGCATAAGTCTGATTCTACGATTGTTTACTGGAGTACCCTTTCGTATTTAACAGAAATGCTAGAGGCAGGGGTCAAGTTCTATTTGTATGAAAAAGGCTTCAACCATTCGAAAATCATTATGGTTGACAGCTACTTTGCCAGTATAGGTACTGCCAACATGGATATACGCTCGTTTGAGGATAACTTCGAAGTGTCTGCTTTTATATATGATAATGGTTTTGCAAAGGAGTTGGAAAGCCAATTCCATAAAGATTTGTTAGATTGCAAGCTGATTACGCTTCACACATGGGAGCGACGTCCCTTTATTAATGGGCTAAAAGAATCGGTAGCGCGGTTGTTTAGCCCATTACTATAG
- a CDS encoding SDR family oxidoreductase, with product MRNKITMGKNHFLGKVVLITGASSGIGKACAFEFARRGAKVVLGARNTEELAAIVDLISKDGGVAVACHLDVANQESCQNFVEFALSSYGSIDILINNAGISMRAIFEDLDLNVIRKLMDVNFWGTVYCTKYALPHLLQSKGSIVGVSSIAGFMGLPGRTGYSSSKFAMNGFLETLRVETLKQGLHVMVVAPGFTASNVRLNALNQDGQKQGETPREEAKMMSSEEVALRIANGIERKKRTLVMTLVGKVTVFLSKIAPALLDKLAFNEMAKEPNSPLKR from the coding sequence ATGAGAAATAAGATAACAATGGGTAAAAATCATTTTTTGGGGAAAGTTGTACTCATAACGGGTGCATCTTCTGGAATTGGTAAGGCTTGTGCGTTCGAATTTGCCAGACGTGGTGCTAAAGTTGTGCTGGGAGCTCGTAATACTGAAGAACTGGCTGCTATTGTCGATTTGATCTCCAAGGATGGGGGAGTTGCTGTAGCCTGTCATCTCGATGTTGCTAATCAGGAATCATGTCAGAATTTTGTGGAATTTGCTCTTTCTTCCTATGGCAGCATCGATATTCTGATTAACAATGCGGGCATCTCTATGCGTGCAATTTTCGAGGATCTCGACCTGAATGTAATTCGCAAGTTAATGGACGTAAACTTTTGGGGAACTGTTTATTGTACTAAGTATGCTCTTCCTCATTTGCTGCAGTCTAAGGGTAGTATAGTGGGGGTTAGCTCAATCGCTGGTTTTATGGGATTGCCTGGGCGCACGGGTTATTCTTCATCAAAATTTGCTATGAACGGTTTTTTGGAAACATTGCGTGTTGAAACCTTAAAGCAGGGGCTGCATGTAATGGTGGTTGCACCAGGGTTTACAGCCTCAAATGTCCGACTAAATGCGTTGAATCAAGATGGTCAAAAACAAGGGGAAACGCCTCGTGAAGAAGCAAAGATGATGTCTTCTGAAGAGGTTGCCCTAAGGATTGCCAACGGTATTGAGCGTAAAAAGCGCACATTGGTAATGACCCTTGTGGGGAAGGTAACTGTTTTTCTAAGCAAGATTGCTCCTGCTCTTTTGGATAAGTTGGCCTTTAACGAGATGGCAAAAGAACCAAATTCTCCTTTAAAAAGGTAG
- a CDS encoding tetratricopeptide repeat protein yields MNRVSQAIELFDQHRYSEALSEIEAAKKEGVVSFDLYLYQGRILQKMSQYGPAINSYTRAMEIDPNDSRPENEIQLIKNILSITNNFYYENPYTDMELIDKL; encoded by the coding sequence ATGAACAGAGTTAGTCAAGCCATAGAGTTGTTCGATCAGCACAGGTACAGCGAAGCTTTATCAGAAATAGAAGCAGCAAAAAAAGAGGGTGTTGTGTCATTTGATTTATACCTCTATCAAGGACGAATTCTGCAGAAGATGAGTCAATATGGACCAGCAATCAACTCCTACACGCGCGCGATGGAGATCGACCCAAACGATTCTCGTCCCGAGAACGAGATCCAGCTTATAAAAAACATACTCTCCATTACTAACAACTTTTACTACGAGAACCCTTACACCGATATGGAATTAATTGACAAGCTATAA
- a CDS encoding anthranilate synthase component I family protein produces MKTKYSLKKKVIKLPADTITPVGVYLKMRDMYPGALLLECTDYSSQQNAFSHICLNPILGIEVSEADVSTYYPNGEKALIATANLVEQINAFISSIEVVNFQENDFGVDGLFGFTSFDSAVIFDKYPDDIVEKVSQNREIPFLRYDLFKVVISFNHFNETLAITEFYNEDSPLLLTESIQAQLNNRNFGSYPFSTEGSEKNPLKDSDFKAMVAKAKEHCQRGDVFQLVVSKPYHQKFKGDEFNVYRALRSVNPSPYLFYFDYIGYKIFGSSPEAQLKVGEGKATINPIAGTVKRTGDALTDFKLANELINNPKENSEHVMLVDLARNDLSRSCDNVKVEIYKEIQTFSHVIHLVSTVTGDIRKGSTPFTLFADTFPAGTLSGAPKHKAIELIVDMEPTQRGYYGGGIGYIGLDGSLNHAITIRSFFSKHGVLTYQAGAGVVIDSTEKGELQEVNNKLNALRSALELVSNYINK; encoded by the coding sequence ATGAAAACAAAATACAGCCTTAAGAAGAAAGTTATAAAGCTTCCTGCAGACACCATCACCCCTGTTGGTGTTTACCTTAAGATGCGCGACATGTACCCTGGCGCTTTGCTGCTCGAGTGTACAGACTACAGCTCGCAGCAAAACGCCTTTTCGCATATCTGCCTAAATCCGATACTAGGAATAGAGGTAAGTGAAGCAGATGTTTCAACCTACTATCCCAATGGAGAAAAGGCGCTAATAGCAACTGCAAACCTTGTAGAACAGATAAACGCTTTTATCAGCAGTATCGAGGTTGTGAACTTTCAAGAAAATGACTTCGGTGTTGATGGACTTTTCGGCTTTACCTCATTCGATAGCGCTGTTATTTTCGATAAATACCCAGATGATATTGTAGAGAAGGTTTCACAGAACCGTGAAATACCATTCCTCCGCTACGATCTATTCAAGGTGGTAATTTCGTTTAACCACTTCAACGAAACGCTTGCAATCACCGAGTTTTACAATGAGGATTCGCCGCTATTGCTAACCGAAAGCATTCAGGCGCAACTAAACAACCGCAACTTTGGCTCGTATCCCTTTAGCACAGAAGGAAGCGAGAAAAATCCTCTAAAGGATAGCGATTTCAAAGCAATGGTTGCAAAAGCCAAAGAGCACTGCCAGCGTGGCGATGTTTTTCAGCTGGTAGTTTCGAAACCATACCATCAGAAGTTTAAAGGCGACGAATTTAACGTTTACCGTGCACTTCGTTCGGTAAACCCATCTCCATACCTATTCTACTTCGACTATATTGGCTATAAGATATTTGGTTCATCGCCAGAGGCGCAGCTGAAGGTTGGCGAGGGTAAGGCAACCATCAACCCCATTGCTGGCACAGTAAAACGTACCGGAGATGCGCTAACCGACTTTAAGCTTGCCAACGAACTTATCAACAATCCAAAGGAGAACTCAGAGCACGTAATGCTGGTAGATTTAGCCCGCAACGACCTGAGCCGCAGCTGCGACAACGTGAAGGTTGAAATCTACAAGGAAATTCAAACGTTCTCGCACGTAATCCACCTAGTATCGACCGTTACAGGCGATATTCGCAAAGGCTCCACTCCTTTTACGCTTTTTGCAGACACTTTTCCTGCCGGAACGCTAAGCGGTGCTCCAAAGCACAAGGCAATTGAACTGATTGTTGATATGGAGCCAACACAGCGCGGTTACTACGGCGGTGGAATTGGTTACATTGGACTAGATGGATCGCTAAACCACGCCATTACCATTCGCTCGTTTTTTAGCAAGCATGGCGTGCTAACCTACCAAGCCGGCGCAGGCGTGGTAATTGACTCTACCGAAAAAGGAGAGCTACAAGAGGTAAATAACAAGCTTAACGCCCTTCGTTCGGCACTTGAACTAGTATCTAACTACATAAACAAATAG
- a CDS encoding anthranilate synthase component II — translation MANILVFDNYDSFTYNLVHYVRKVGGHNVDVFRNDEIALDDVEKYDGIILSPGPGIPEEAGLLLPLIKRYYSTKRIFGVCLGQQAIAEAFGGTLINLETVFHGVASTINVSMPNHYIFNGLPQRVEVGRYHSWVVSKETLPTCLTIEAEDENGEIMALSHKEFDVCGVQFHPESVLTPQGFEMIKNWLDRF, via the coding sequence ATGGCAAATATTCTTGTATTCGACAACTACGATTCTTTTACCTACAATTTGGTTCACTACGTACGCAAAGTCGGTGGTCATAATGTTGATGTTTTTAGAAACGATGAAATTGCTTTGGATGATGTTGAAAAATACGATGGTATCATTCTGTCTCCAGGACCGGGAATTCCAGAAGAAGCAGGCTTACTGCTTCCGCTAATAAAAAGATACTACAGCACAAAAAGAATATTTGGTGTTTGTCTTGGTCAGCAGGCAATAGCAGAAGCATTCGGAGGAACGCTCATCAACCTCGAAACTGTTTTCCACGGAGTTGCATCAACCATTAATGTAAGCATGCCTAATCATTATATATTTAACGGATTACCTCAAAGAGTTGAAGTAGGAAGATACCACTCTTGGGTGGTATCGAAGGAGACGCTTCCAACCTGTCTGACCATCGAAGCGGAAGATGAAAATGGCGAGATCATGGCGCTTAGTCACAAAGAATTTGATGTTTGTGGAGTACAGTTTCACCCCGAATCGGTGCTAACGCCTCAAGGATTCGAGATGATAAAAAATTGGTTAGATAGATTTTAG
- the trpD gene encoding anthranilate phosphoribosyltransferase has protein sequence MKRLLTKLIEHQKLTFKESKELMLKIAHNEANEAQMAAVLTAYVMRNITIEELQGFRSALMELALRVNLNDGNVIDLCGTGGDGKNTFNISTLSSFVVAAAGVPVAKHGNYGVSSISGSSNVMEQLGYKFSNDEAKLKNEIENAGVCFMHAPLFHPALKAIGPTRRQLGIKTFFNLLGPLVNPAAPQYQLSGVYNAEVGRIYSYFLQSQCKQFAVVYSLDGYDEVSLTSPIKHFSQQGETLINFEDFGFSTLSANDITGGATIEESAKIFMDVLSGKGSKAQNDVIVANSAIAISCYNSNKSLLESVEVAREVLVSGKALSTFNKLISIQ, from the coding sequence ATGAAAAGACTACTTACAAAACTCATAGAGCACCAAAAGTTAACCTTCAAAGAATCGAAGGAGCTTATGCTCAAGATTGCCCATAACGAAGCCAATGAGGCACAGATGGCGGCAGTGCTTACCGCATACGTAATGCGAAACATTACGATAGAGGAGCTACAAGGCTTTAGAAGCGCCCTAATGGAGCTGGCTTTACGAGTTAACCTAAACGATGGCAACGTAATAGACCTTTGCGGAACAGGTGGCGATGGCAAGAATACCTTTAACATATCTACCCTTTCGTCTTTTGTGGTTGCAGCTGCTGGCGTACCCGTGGCAAAGCATGGAAACTATGGGGTATCCTCCATTAGCGGTTCGTCGAATGTAATGGAGCAACTTGGCTACAAATTCTCTAACGACGAAGCAAAACTAAAGAATGAGATAGAAAATGCCGGGGTTTGCTTTATGCATGCGCCTCTTTTTCATCCGGCACTAAAGGCTATTGGTCCAACTCGTAGACAACTGGGCATTAAAACCTTCTTCAACCTGTTAGGTCCGCTAGTTAATCCTGCTGCCCCACAGTACCAGCTTAGCGGTGTATACAACGCCGAGGTTGGAAGAATATACTCGTACTTTCTTCAATCACAATGCAAGCAGTTTGCCGTAGTGTACTCGCTGGATGGTTACGATGAAGTGTCGTTAACATCGCCAATTAAGCACTTTAGCCAGCAAGGCGAAACGCTTATCAACTTCGAAGATTTTGGCTTTAGCACCCTATCGGCTAACGATATTACAGGAGGAGCGACCATCGAGGAATCTGCAAAGATATTTATGGATGTCCTTAGCGGTAAGGGAAGCAAGGCTCAAAATGATGTGATAGTAGCCAATTCCGCAATAGCAATTAGCTGCTATAACTCTAACAAAAGTCTCTTGGAAAGCGTTGAAGTTGCTAGAGAGGTTCTTGTTTCGGGTAAGGCATTAAGTACATTCAATAAATTGATTAGCATTCAGTAA